In Synergistaceae bacterium, the following proteins share a genomic window:
- a CDS encoding transposase, giving the protein MTNAVFYVLETGCQWGQLPHDFSAYQIVYSFFRRAKVTDLWEKIMQYTVM; this is encoded by the coding sequence TTGACTAATGCAGTTTTTTACGTTTTAGAAACCGGCTGTCAATGGGGACAACTTCCACATGATTTTTCCGCGTATCAGATAGTTTATAGTTTTTTCCGTCGTGCGAAAGTAACCGATTTATGGGAAAAGATTATGCAATATACTGTGATGTAA
- a CDS encoding DUF362 domain-containing protein, which produces MSKIYNIYGTDSHSMTVKLLESSNAINLVPTGGNVALKPNLVVAGHPDNGATTHAGILSGCIEYFRANGVKDISIIEGSWVGDDTNRAMKRAGYDKICEKYNVPFYDLKHDSTRKINTQIGPIDICVRALSAGLLVNLPVLKGHCQTVMTCALKNLKGCLPDKEKRRFHSLGLTKPIAALGAALKTGLIIVDSICGDLNFEEGGNPVQTNRIFLGTDPVKIDSYGANLMGLDLNQVKYIKLAYDYGAGEIDFNESEIINLNDPDDAGKYPRPSGRVAGLIKNVHEDSACSACYAALVRALYVNSRGMSKNIYIGQGWKNKNIPDNALGVGVCCSGAKNCVKGCPPSAKDIAESF; this is translated from the coding sequence ATGAGCAAAATTTATAATATTTACGGCACAGACTCTCACTCAATGACAGTTAAATTATTAGAGTCGTCGAATGCAATTAATCTCGTTCCAACCGGAGGCAATGTCGCGTTAAAACCTAATCTCGTCGTAGCAGGACACCCCGACAACGGAGCAACAACTCACGCAGGAATTTTATCGGGCTGCATAGAATATTTCAGGGCAAACGGCGTAAAAGATATAAGCATTATCGAGGGCAGCTGGGTAGGTGATGACACAAATCGAGCAATGAAGCGCGCCGGTTATGACAAAATTTGCGAAAAATATAATGTCCCGTTCTATGATTTAAAGCATGACTCAACGAGAAAAATTAATACTCAAATCGGCCCTATTGATATTTGCGTGCGTGCTCTTAGTGCGGGACTGCTCGTTAATCTTCCTGTTTTGAAGGGTCATTGCCAAACTGTTATGACTTGTGCGCTGAAAAATTTAAAAGGTTGTCTCCCTGACAAAGAAAAAAGGCGCTTTCACTCGCTGGGATTAACAAAACCTATTGCAGCATTAGGCGCAGCTTTGAAAACTGGTTTAATCATAGTCGATAGTATTTGCGGCGATTTAAATTTTGAGGAGGGCGGGAATCCTGTGCAGACAAATAGAATCTTTCTCGGCACTGATCCTGTAAAAATTGACTCGTATGGTGCTAACTTAATGGGACTCGATTTGAATCAAGTGAAATATATAAAACTTGCTTATGACTACGGAGCGGGCGAAATAGATTTTAACGAGTCAGAAATTATTAACCTCAACGATCCCGACGATGCCGGAAAATATCCACGTCCATCAGGAAGAGTCGCAGGTCTGATAAAAAATGTTCATGAAGATTCGGCGTGTAGTGCTTGTTATGCTGCATTAGTGAGAGCTTTATACGTTAATTCGCGCGGAATGAGCAAAAATATTTATATTGGTCAGGGCTGGAAAAATAAAAATATTCCTGATAATGCGCTAGGAGTCGGCGTTTGTTGTTCGGGTGCAAAAAATTGCGTGAAAGGCTGTCCCCCAAGTGCGAAAGATATTGCAGAAAGTTTTTAA